From the genome of Streptomyces sp. NBC_01317, one region includes:
- a CDS encoding undecaprenyl-diphosphate phosphatase, translating into MSVISVGQAVILGAVEGVTEFLPVSSTGHLKIAEGLMGIPVDHHAVIGFSAVIQVGAIAAVLVYFYKDIVRILTAWVTGLREPEERYHHDYKFAWWVIYATIPIVLVGLAAKPLIQGPLASLWVVAASLIVGSGVMWVADQMSRHKRGEDDTSFKDAMLVGSSQILALLFPGFSRSGATMSTALLLDLDRVAATRLSFFLGIPALTGAGLYELKDALGAGVGAAPLVAGTLVSFVVAYASISWLLKFVAKHSFNAFVIYRIIIGVLLLGLLGTGVLS; encoded by the coding sequence ATGAGCGTGATCAGCGTCGGCCAGGCCGTCATCCTCGGCGCCGTCGAAGGGGTGACCGAGTTCCTCCCGGTCTCCTCCACCGGCCACCTGAAGATCGCCGAGGGCCTGATGGGCATCCCGGTCGACCACCACGCCGTCATCGGCTTCTCCGCCGTCATCCAGGTCGGCGCCATCGCCGCCGTGCTCGTCTACTTCTACAAGGACATCGTCAGGATCCTCACCGCCTGGGTCACCGGCCTCCGGGAGCCCGAGGAGCGCTACCACCACGACTACAAGTTCGCCTGGTGGGTCATCTACGCCACGATCCCGATCGTGCTGGTCGGACTGGCCGCCAAACCACTGATCCAGGGCCCGCTGGCGTCGCTGTGGGTGGTGGCCGCCTCCCTGATCGTCGGCAGCGGTGTGATGTGGGTGGCCGACCAGATGAGCCGGCACAAGCGCGGCGAGGACGACACCTCGTTCAAGGACGCGATGCTGGTGGGCAGTTCACAGATCCTGGCCCTGCTCTTCCCCGGCTTCTCGCGGTCCGGCGCCACGATGTCCACCGCGCTCCTCCTCGACCTCGACCGCGTCGCCGCCACCCGCCTGTCGTTCTTCCTCGGCATCCCGGCCCTCACCGGCGCCGGCCTCTACGAGCTGAAGGACGCGCTCGGCGCGGGGGTCGGCGCCGCCCCCCTGGTAGCCGGGACCCTCGTCTCCTTCGTCGTCGCGTACGCCTCCATCTCCTGGCTCCTCAAGTTTGTCGCCAAGCACTCCTTCAACGCCTTCGTGATCTACCGGATCATCATCGGTGTGCTGCTCCTCGGCCTGCTGGGCACCGGCGTCCTGAGCTGA
- a CDS encoding NAD-dependent epimerase/dehydratase family protein: MKVIIFGASGMVGQGVLRACVLDERVESVVLVGRTRTGGHPPKVREIVHEDFTDFTAIEDELSGLDACFYCLGVSSSGRSEDEYRRITYDYTLAAARALARRSPGLTFTYVSGEGTDSTERGRRAWARVKGRTENELLAMDFPAYMFRPGYIRPRDGARSRTAVYRLMYDLTSWLYPLLRRLMPAHVTTTEHLGRAMLAVVALRGAEPHVLYSPEINRLGA; encoded by the coding sequence GTGAAGGTCATCATCTTCGGGGCTTCCGGCATGGTCGGGCAGGGTGTCCTGCGCGCATGTGTGCTGGACGAGCGGGTCGAGAGCGTGGTCCTGGTGGGCCGTACGAGAACCGGCGGCCACCCTCCCAAGGTCCGCGAGATCGTCCACGAGGACTTCACCGACTTCACCGCGATCGAGGACGAGCTCTCGGGCCTCGACGCGTGCTTCTACTGCCTCGGCGTCTCCTCGTCCGGCCGGAGCGAGGACGAGTACCGCCGTATCACCTACGACTACACACTCGCCGCCGCCCGGGCACTGGCGCGCCGCAGCCCCGGTCTGACCTTCACGTACGTCTCCGGCGAGGGCACCGACAGCACCGAGCGCGGCCGGAGGGCGTGGGCGCGGGTCAAGGGCCGTACCGAGAACGAACTGCTGGCCATGGACTTCCCGGCCTACATGTTCCGGCCCGGCTACATCCGGCCCCGCGACGGGGCGAGGTCCAGGACGGCCGTCTACCGGCTGATGTACGACCTGACCTCCTGGCTCTATCCGCTGCTGCGCCGCCTGATGCCCGCGCACGTGACCACGACGGAACACCTGGGCCGGGCCATGCTCGCCGTGGTCGCCCTGCGGGGAGCCGAGCCGCACGTGCTGTACAGCCCGGAGATCAACCGGCTGGGCGCCTGA
- a CDS encoding SDR family oxidoreductase, producing the protein MSKALPLEPAPDLRGRLALVTGANSGIGSGVARRFAQAGAEVVLAVRNAAKGREAAQRFGDPPPGGGPVRVEQVDLASLASVRDLCARLNAEGRPLHYLVNNAGILAPPQRSLSPDGFELQLATNHLGHFALTGLLLPLLRQAGGRVVSVASLTARTARLSPGDLRGGRYRPYAAHGTSKLAQLVFALELDRRGRLHGWGISSNAAHPGGVVTNLQVTGPTLGGHRAGPVARLSTRIYRLPGLGNDVARASLLPFFAATAGRAEGGAYYGPAGFAELAGPPGRAKVPARARDTRTAAGLWTASEALTGVAFPDSED; encoded by the coding sequence ATGAGCAAGGCCCTCCCTCTCGAACCGGCCCCCGATCTGCGAGGCCGCCTGGCCCTGGTCACCGGGGCCAACAGCGGCATCGGGTCCGGTGTCGCCCGCCGCTTCGCGCAGGCGGGCGCCGAGGTCGTCCTGGCCGTACGGAACGCCGCCAAAGGGCGGGAGGCCGCTCAGCGCTTCGGCGACCCGCCGCCCGGCGGCGGCCCGGTGCGCGTGGAGCAGGTGGACCTGGCCTCTCTCGCCTCGGTCAGGGATCTGTGCGCCAGACTGAACGCCGAAGGCCGGCCGCTGCACTACCTGGTGAACAACGCCGGGATCCTCGCCCCGCCGCAGCGCTCACTCTCCCCCGACGGCTTCGAGCTCCAGCTCGCCACCAACCACCTGGGCCATTTCGCCCTGACGGGACTGCTCCTGCCCCTGCTGCGGCAGGCCGGCGGACGGGTGGTGAGCGTGGCCAGCCTCACGGCCCGTACCGCTCGCCTCTCCCCCGGGGACCTCCGGGGCGGGAGGTACCGCCCGTACGCCGCCCATGGCACGTCCAAGCTCGCCCAGCTCGTCTTCGCCCTCGAACTGGACCGGCGCGGCCGGCTGCACGGGTGGGGCATCAGCAGCAACGCCGCCCACCCCGGTGGGGTGGTCACCAACCTCCAGGTGACGGGACCGACCCTCGGCGGCCACCGCGCGGGGCCCGTGGCCCGGCTCTCCACCCGGATCTACCGGCTGCCCGGGCTGGGGAACGACGTGGCGCGGGCGTCCCTGCTCCCGTTCTTCGCCGCGACGGCGGGGCGGGCGGAGGGCGGCGCCTACTACGGGCCCGCGGGCTTCGCGGAACTCGCCGGGCCGCCCGGCCGGGCGAAGGTCCCCGCCCGGGCCCGGGACACGCGGACGGCCGCGGGACTGTGGACGGCCTCGGAGGCGCTGACGGGGGTCGCGTTTCCCGACTCGGAGGACTGA
- a CDS encoding TDT family transporter: MAAQRIPLNLFGTPFGLVGLAGCWVTAGAQGHVSDSVGDALLALTAVVWLATVVFYLRYVLTTRGAFVADLLDEVGSPFASLALITPMLLASEGIAPHAPTAGKVLVDVFLVLTVLAGGWYTGQWIYGPLALDRLHPGYFLPTVAGGFVAATSAAQVGQERLAQAMFGLGIACWFILGSMIMGRLFVRPSLPPLLMPTLAIEMAPPTVGSVAYFALDGNRLDIVAAGLAGYGLVMVGAQLRLLPAYLRLSFAPSTWSFAFSWAAVVTTTLHWNELGRPDGHTVYTYLLLAAITAFVGGIAARTVLALVRRQLLPRAG, translated from the coding sequence ATGGCCGCCCAACGGATCCCGCTCAACCTCTTCGGCACACCCTTCGGCCTGGTGGGCCTGGCCGGCTGCTGGGTGACCGCAGGCGCGCAGGGCCACGTGTCCGACTCGGTCGGGGACGCCCTGCTGGCGCTGACCGCCGTGGTCTGGCTGGCCACCGTGGTGTTCTACCTGCGGTACGTCCTGACCACACGCGGCGCCTTCGTGGCGGACCTGCTGGACGAGGTGGGGAGCCCGTTCGCCTCCCTCGCGCTCATCACCCCGATGCTGCTCGCGTCCGAGGGCATCGCCCCGCACGCCCCGACCGCCGGGAAGGTCCTGGTGGACGTCTTCCTCGTCCTCACCGTGCTGGCCGGTGGCTGGTACACCGGCCAGTGGATCTACGGTCCGCTCGCGCTCGACCGACTGCACCCCGGGTACTTCCTGCCCACCGTCGCCGGCGGATTCGTCGCGGCGACCAGTGCCGCGCAGGTCGGTCAGGAGCGGCTGGCCCAGGCGATGTTCGGTCTCGGCATCGCCTGCTGGTTCATCCTCGGGTCGATGATCATGGGGAGGCTGTTCGTCCGCCCGTCGCTGCCACCCCTGCTCATGCCGACCCTGGCGATCGAGATGGCGCCCCCGACGGTGGGGAGCGTCGCCTACTTCGCCCTCGACGGGAACCGCCTGGACATCGTCGCGGCGGGCCTGGCGGGGTACGGGCTGGTGATGGTGGGGGCGCAGCTCAGGCTGCTGCCCGCTTATCTGCGCCTCAGCTTCGCCCCCAGCACCTGGTCGTTCGCCTTCTCCTGGGCCGCCGTGGTCACCACCACGCTGCACTGGAACGAGTTGGGGCGGCCGGACGGGCACACCGTCTACACGTACCTGCTGCTGGCCGCGATCACGGCGTTCGTGGGCGGTATCGCCGCGAGGACGGTGCTCGCGCTCGTACGGCGCCAACTGCTGCCGCGGGCCGGCTGA
- a CDS encoding RraA family protein — protein MDDVNGFRSIPPTTLADVLGREQVMDIGIRPLWPSSPRVAGPAFTVRCPPGDNLMLHAAIYRAEPGSVIVVQAGDVDYAVAGGNVCAVAQRRGIAAFVVDGVVRDLAEVREMGFPVFARGVIPIPGVKAAIGSLDQPVRCGGVDVRSGDVVVADEEGIVVVPHARQEPVLLDARAKLAKEAGESPDEWEAAHRARIDQILADNGFEG, from the coding sequence ATGGACGACGTCAACGGATTCCGGAGCATCCCGCCGACCACTCTCGCCGACGTACTGGGGCGTGAGCAGGTCATGGACATCGGTATCCGCCCGCTGTGGCCCTCGTCGCCCCGCGTGGCCGGGCCGGCGTTCACCGTGCGGTGTCCTCCGGGCGACAACCTCATGCTCCACGCCGCCATCTACCGCGCGGAGCCCGGCTCCGTCATCGTCGTCCAGGCCGGTGACGTGGACTACGCGGTCGCCGGGGGAAACGTCTGTGCCGTCGCCCAACGGCGGGGCATCGCGGCGTTTGTGGTGGACGGGGTCGTCCGTGACCTCGCCGAGGTGCGGGAGATGGGCTTTCCCGTCTTCGCCCGGGGCGTCATCCCCATTCCCGGAGTCAAGGCGGCGATCGGGTCGCTCGACCAGCCGGTGCGCTGCGGCGGCGTGGACGTACGGTCCGGCGATGTCGTCGTGGCCGACGAAGAGGGCATCGTGGTGGTTCCCCACGCCCGCCAGGAGCCCGTACTGCTCGACGCCCGCGCGAAGTTGGCCAAGGAGGCCGGCGAATCCCCCGACGAGTGGGAGGCGGCGCACCGCGCCCGGATCGACCAAATCCTGGCGGACAACGGCTTCGAGGGCTGA
- a CDS encoding Imm7 family immunity protein, whose amino-acid sequence MFECHGWITVRESAGEDDEIRLRQIVDELRLRIARMAGPYLLDLRWMNGEPFVHLGGHSNHRSPPDVAGLFAHVAAVSPGSYGLLHIRDDEDPDHGNEVRVLRLARGRVTHHTEALLSPCVPALEDPFIG is encoded by the coding sequence ATGTTCGAGTGCCACGGCTGGATCACGGTCAGGGAGTCCGCAGGTGAGGACGACGAAATCCGGCTGCGGCAGATCGTCGATGAGCTTCGGCTTCGCATCGCCCGGATGGCCGGCCCCTACCTCCTTGACCTCAGGTGGATGAACGGCGAGCCGTTCGTCCACCTGGGAGGCCATTCCAATCACCGCTCGCCGCCCGATGTCGCCGGGCTGTTCGCGCATGTGGCGGCGGTGTCTCCCGGCTCCTACGGGCTCCTCCACATCCGCGACGACGAGGACCCGGACCACGGGAACGAGGTACGGGTGCTCAGGCTCGCCCGGGGCAGGGTCACGCATCACACGGAGGCACTGCTGTCTCCGTGCGTCCCGGCCCTGGAGGACCCCTTCATCGGCTAG
- a CDS encoding excalibur calcium-binding domain-containing protein — protein MSYNQPPQPPQWGQPPAGPNPYTPPPVPGGRPGWARKRVLLPAAFLLFCLGIGIGGAGGGAEKTEGVAASEPGPTATATVTATRTESVAPTATPEPAVTTTVTAKAKPAPTVTKTKTVRVTVAPAAGGGGGDDSGGDDSSSTYYANCTAVRAAGAAPIRRGDPGYGSHLDRDGDGVACE, from the coding sequence ATGTCGTACAACCAACCACCGCAACCGCCGCAATGGGGGCAGCCGCCCGCCGGCCCGAACCCCTACACACCTCCGCCCGTGCCGGGTGGTCGGCCGGGGTGGGCGCGGAAGCGGGTGCTCCTCCCGGCCGCTTTTCTGCTCTTCTGTCTCGGTATCGGCATCGGTGGGGCCGGTGGCGGTGCGGAGAAGACCGAGGGGGTGGCCGCGTCGGAGCCCGGGCCCACGGCGACCGCGACCGTGACGGCCACACGGACGGAATCGGTGGCGCCCACCGCCACGCCCGAGCCCGCCGTGACCACCACGGTGACCGCGAAGGCGAAGCCGGCTCCGACCGTCACCAAAACGAAGACGGTACGGGTCACGGTGGCGCCGGCCGCGGGCGGTGGTGGCGGTGACGATTCCGGCGGGGACGACAGCTCCTCGACGTACTACGCGAACTGCACCGCGGTCCGCGCCGCCGGGGCCGCCCCCATCCGTCGTGGCGACCCCGGCTACGGGTCCCACCTGGACCGCGACGGTGATGGAGTCGCCTGCGAGTAG
- a CDS encoding DEAD/DEAH box helicase, protein MNAKPSASGRSGAGRTERAAAPRGELSVPETVVPGLPPARSFAELDLPAELLATMAGLQVREPFPIQAATLPDALAGRDVLGRARTGSGKTLAFGLALLARTGGRRAEPKRPLGLVLVPTRELAQQVSDALAPYAKVLGLRLTTVVGGLSISRQAAEIKAGAEIVVATPGRLADLVGRRDCHLDRVRITVLDEADQMCDLGFLPQVSEVLDQVRPGGQRMLFSATLDRNVDHLVRQYLHDPVFASVDRAAASVTTMEHHVLNVHPADKYATATEIAARDGRVLMFLDTKVGVDQFTRHLRDSGIRAAALHSGKSQPQRTHTLAQFKDGEVTVLVATNVAARGIHIDHLDLVVNVDPPADSKDYLHRGGRTARAGESGRVVTLVTPGQRRDVNKMMSDAGIRPTTTQVRSGEEQLTSITGAKRPPVGDKGKTGSIPFRGMGNRTGRPPKESRKAADARKTAEARRAAQVRKAR, encoded by the coding sequence ATGAACGCGAAGCCGTCAGCCTCCGGGCGCTCCGGTGCCGGCAGGACCGAGCGTGCCGCCGCGCCGCGGGGCGAGCTGTCCGTACCGGAGACCGTGGTCCCCGGCCTGCCGCCGGCCCGGTCCTTCGCCGAGCTGGATCTGCCTGCCGAGCTGCTGGCGACGATGGCCGGGCTCCAGGTGCGGGAGCCGTTCCCCATCCAGGCGGCCACGCTGCCCGACGCCCTGGCCGGCCGTGACGTCCTCGGCCGCGCGCGGACCGGCTCGGGCAAGACGCTCGCCTTCGGGCTCGCGCTACTCGCCCGTACGGGCGGGCGGCGCGCCGAACCGAAGCGGCCCCTCGGGCTGGTCCTCGTACCGACCCGGGAACTCGCCCAGCAGGTGAGCGACGCGCTGGCGCCGTACGCGAAGGTGCTCGGACTCCGGCTCACGACCGTGGTCGGCGGTCTGTCGATCTCGCGGCAGGCGGCGGAGATCAAGGCCGGCGCCGAGATCGTGGTCGCGACCCCCGGACGCCTCGCCGACCTGGTCGGACGGCGGGACTGCCACCTGGACCGGGTACGGATCACGGTCCTGGACGAGGCGGACCAGATGTGCGACCTCGGCTTCCTGCCGCAGGTGTCGGAGGTCCTGGACCAGGTGCGGCCCGGGGGACAGCGGATGCTGTTCTCGGCGACGCTCGACCGCAATGTCGACCACTTGGTACGGCAGTACCTGCACGACCCGGTGTTCGCCTCGGTCGACCGCGCGGCGGCCTCGGTCACCACGATGGAACACCACGTACTGAACGTTCATCCGGCTGACAAGTACGCCACCGCCACCGAGATCGCGGCCCGCGACGGGCGGGTGCTGATGTTCCTGGACACCAAGGTCGGTGTGGACCAGTTCACCCGGCACCTGCGGGACAGCGGCATCCGGGCCGCCGCCCTGCACAGCGGCAAGTCGCAGCCGCAACGCACGCACACGCTGGCCCAGTTCAAGGACGGGGAGGTCACGGTGCTGGTGGCCACCAACGTCGCCGCCCGTGGCATCCACATCGATCACCTCGACCTGGTCGTCAACGTCGACCCGCCCGCCGACTCCAAGGACTACCTGCACCGGGGCGGGCGCACGGCGCGTGCGGGCGAGTCGGGCCGGGTGGTCACCCTGGTCACCCCCGGCCAGCGGCGCGACGTGAACAAGATGATGTCGGACGCCGGGATCCGGCCGACGACCACTCAGGTCCGGTCCGGCGAGGAGCAGTTGACCAGCATCACCGGGGCCAAGCGGCCTCCGGTGGGCGACAAGGGCAAGACCGGCAGCATTCCCTTCCGGGGCATGGGCAACCGTACGGGCCGTCCTCCGAAGGAATCCCGCAAGGCCGCCGACGCCCGGAAGACCGCGGAGGCGCGGCGGGCCGCGCAGGTGCGCAAGGCGCGCTGA
- a CDS encoding PQQ-dependent sugar dehydrogenase, translated as MLSRTRSLLAALLTVSALLLAPQATAVPQATAVPQVTAAPQATPALQSAAVLKAAVEPKAAAAPPPASGFEKVKLDGGLPMGEPIELAVLPDGKVLYINRGTTDGGGQVRVYNPVTKATTVALTLPLDARFEDGLIGITLHPRFATTGWVMLFYSPKVTPLVNRISRFTFNSTTNTIAPASEDMIIEWRTERELCCHSAGSMSWDTAGNLYFAVGDNTNSGGDAAGMAPIDERTSRNPQYDAQRTSGNTNDLRGKINRIHPEDNGTYTVPDGNLFAKGAAGTRPEVYVMGVRNPYRVWVDKKANNTLYWGEVGPDAGATIPNRGPAAYDEFNRATGPGNYGWPYCGGPNVSYNDWDFAANAPRGWFPCGGSAGPVNNSPRNTGLQQLPATKPSLVWEQHGGSKEWPQLDTPGGCGSPNHTEVYHYDPNLNSDVKWPQYYDNKLLISEYCRNWIKEVQFNNGNPSTGTPTAIEPVLDGMRFVHPIDSEFGPDGSLYLLEYGSGYFSGAEDAGLYKINYVQGGRSPLAKASVNRDNGLAPLAVTFSSAGSSDPDGNPLTYAWDFTNNGSTDSTAANPSFTYTANGSFQARLTVSDGTGRSGTTTIPVVVGNNRPTLTIGAPPDGATFEWNENVTVTASATDPQDGTVDCSKVIVRVALGHQEHAHEVAEGTGCSMTFNTGPIHSGLDATQFYVVRATYTDQGAPGTVALTGERQQTLWPKRWQAEHFAQLSGPQIITAAGAEGGQRLGDVQNNEWVRYHPVSLRGITGVRARVSSDKAGNVATFRYDSVTGPVLARVTVPNTGGWETYTEVSAPITGAVDAPRDIYVVFTGGSGAILDLDSYTFTGPGVSRPPTARSD; from the coding sequence GTGTTATCGCGCACTCGTTCCTTGCTCGCCGCGCTCCTGACCGTGTCCGCCCTGCTGCTCGCGCCCCAGGCGACAGCCGTACCCCAGGCGACAGCCGTACCCCAAGTGACCGCCGCACCCCAGGCGACCCCCGCACTCCAGTCAGCTGCCGTACTCAAGGCGGCCGTTGAACCCAAGGCCGCCGCCGCGCCCCCGCCGGCCAGTGGGTTCGAGAAGGTGAAGCTCGACGGCGGACTCCCGATGGGGGAGCCGATCGAGCTGGCCGTCCTGCCGGACGGCAAGGTCCTCTACATCAACCGCGGCACCACCGACGGCGGTGGCCAGGTCCGCGTCTACAACCCGGTCACCAAGGCGACCACGGTCGCGCTGACCCTCCCGCTCGACGCCCGGTTCGAGGACGGGCTCATCGGCATCACCCTGCACCCGAGATTCGCCACCACCGGCTGGGTCATGCTGTTCTACTCCCCGAAGGTCACCCCGCTGGTCAACCGCATCTCCCGCTTCACCTTCAACAGCACCACCAACACGATCGCCCCGGCCAGCGAGGACATGATCATCGAATGGCGGACCGAGCGCGAGCTGTGCTGCCACTCCGCGGGATCCATGTCCTGGGACACCGCGGGGAACCTGTACTTCGCGGTCGGTGACAACACCAACTCCGGCGGCGACGCGGCGGGCATGGCCCCCATCGACGAACGCACCTCGCGCAACCCCCAGTACGACGCGCAGCGCACCTCGGGCAACACCAACGACCTGCGCGGGAAGATCAACCGGATCCATCCGGAGGACAACGGGACGTACACCGTCCCCGACGGCAACCTCTTCGCGAAGGGAGCCGCCGGTACGCGTCCCGAGGTCTACGTCATGGGCGTGCGCAACCCGTACCGCGTCTGGGTCGACAAGAAGGCCAACAACACCCTGTACTGGGGCGAGGTCGGCCCCGACGCCGGGGCGACGATCCCCAACCGGGGCCCCGCCGCGTACGACGAGTTCAACCGCGCGACCGGCCCCGGCAACTACGGCTGGCCGTACTGCGGCGGCCCCAACGTCAGTTACAACGACTGGGACTTCGCCGCCAACGCCCCGCGCGGCTGGTTCCCCTGCGGCGGTTCGGCGGGACCCGTCAACAACTCCCCCCGGAACACGGGCCTTCAGCAGCTTCCGGCGACCAAGCCCTCGCTCGTGTGGGAGCAGCACGGCGGCAGCAAGGAATGGCCCCAGCTCGACACCCCGGGAGGCTGCGGCTCGCCCAACCACACCGAGGTCTACCACTACGACCCGAACCTGAACTCCGACGTCAAGTGGCCCCAGTACTACGACAACAAGCTGCTGATCTCCGAGTACTGCCGGAACTGGATCAAGGAAGTGCAGTTCAACAACGGCAACCCCTCCACCGGCACCCCCACCGCCATCGAACCGGTCCTCGACGGCATGCGGTTCGTCCACCCCATCGACTCCGAGTTCGGCCCCGACGGCTCGCTCTACCTGCTCGAATACGGCAGCGGCTACTTCTCGGGCGCGGAGGACGCGGGGCTCTACAAGATCAATTACGTGCAGGGCGGCCGGTCACCCCTGGCCAAGGCGTCCGTGAACAGGGACAACGGCCTCGCCCCGCTGGCCGTGACGTTCTCCAGCGCGGGCAGCAGCGATCCGGACGGCAATCCGCTCACCTACGCCTGGGACTTCACCAACAACGGCAGCACCGACTCCACGGCGGCCAACCCGTCGTTCACGTACACCGCCAACGGCAGTTTCCAGGCCAGGCTGACCGTCAGCGACGGCACCGGGCGCAGCGGCACCACGACCATTCCGGTGGTGGTCGGCAACAACCGTCCCACCCTCACCATCGGCGCCCCACCGGACGGCGCCACCTTCGAGTGGAACGAGAACGTCACCGTGACGGCCTCCGCGACGGACCCGCAGGACGGGACCGTCGACTGCTCGAAGGTGATCGTCCGGGTCGCGCTCGGCCACCAGGAGCACGCCCACGAGGTCGCGGAGGGCACGGGCTGCTCGATGACGTTCAACACGGGCCCGATCCACTCCGGGCTCGACGCCACCCAGTTCTACGTGGTGCGCGCGACCTACACCGACCAGGGCGCCCCGGGTACGGTCGCGCTGACCGGGGAACGCCAGCAGACCCTGTGGCCCAAGCGGTGGCAGGCCGAGCACTTCGCCCAGCTGTCAGGACCGCAGATCATCACCGCCGCCGGGGCGGAGGGCGGCCAGCGCCTCGGAGACGTACAGAACAACGAATGGGTCCGCTACCACCCGGTGAGCCTCAGGGGCATCACCGGAGTCCGGGCGCGCGTCTCGTCGGACAAGGCGGGCAACGTCGCCACCTTCCGGTACGACTCCGTCACCGGCCCGGTGCTCGCGCGGGTGACCGTGCCGAACACGGGGGGCTGGGAGACGTACACCGAGGTCAGCGCACCGATCACCGGAGCTGTGGACGCCCCTCGGGACATCTATGTGGTCTTCACCGGAGGCTCGGGGGCCATCCTGGACCTGGACAGCTACACGTTCACGGGCCCGGGGGTGAGCCGCCCGCCGACGGCACGCTCGGACTGA
- a CDS encoding ThuA domain-containing protein, with amino-acid sequence MATRTTPSSAALPASVSRGAPVTSAAPAAPLTSVLVFSKTAGFRHSAIAAGIAAVRQLGTANGFSVTATEDAAAFTTANLARYQAVVWLSTTGDVLNAAQQTAFESYIASGGGYVGVHAAADTEYDWPWYGGLVGAYFASHPATQQAAVKVEDRSSPSTAHLPQRWTRTDEWYNYRANPRSAVKVLASLDETSYTGGSMGDHPITWCQNYRGGRSWYTGLGHTEESYGDPAFTTMLLGGIRTAAGATPADCRPENGYTRLFDGTQSSLDRWRQAGPGGFSLADGTLTSVGGMGLLWYPVTPFSDYSVKVDWMMPGDDNGGVFIGFPDPQGDPWRPVDLGHEIQIDATDADPSRTTGSVYSLKAPDTAARAAALNPPGTWNSYEIAVHDRRVEIYLNGVKINDYTSTRDIATGYIGVQNDGAGMDINYRDIRIRQDGAQSTDLARGRPVTVTSVEPGSAHVGANAVDGDPATRWGSAYTDPQSITVDLGSVRTVDQVRLTWETAYARAYTVQISADNTTWRTVSTTTAGDGGLDTIPVGATARYVRVQGTARATQWGYSLWELAVLGR; translated from the coding sequence CTGGCGACCCGGACCACCCCGTCCTCCGCCGCCCTCCCCGCGTCGGTCTCCCGTGGCGCCCCTGTCACTTCCGCCGCGCCCGCCGCCCCGCTGACCAGCGTCCTTGTCTTCTCCAAGACCGCCGGCTTCCGGCACTCTGCCATCGCGGCTGGCATCGCCGCCGTACGGCAGCTCGGTACGGCCAACGGGTTCTCCGTCACCGCCACCGAGGACGCCGCCGCGTTCACCACCGCCAACCTGGCCCGCTACCAGGCCGTTGTGTGGCTGTCGACCACCGGAGACGTACTGAACGCCGCCCAGCAGACGGCGTTCGAGTCGTACATCGCCTCCGGCGGCGGCTATGTCGGCGTGCACGCCGCCGCCGACACCGAATACGACTGGCCCTGGTACGGCGGCCTGGTGGGCGCCTACTTCGCCTCCCACCCGGCGACCCAGCAGGCGGCGGTCAAGGTCGAGGACCGCTCCTCGCCCTCCACCGCCCACCTGCCGCAGCGCTGGACGCGGACCGACGAGTGGTACAACTACCGCGCGAATCCCCGCTCCGCCGTGAAGGTGCTCGCGAGCCTGGACGAGACCTCGTACACGGGCGGCAGCATGGGAGATCATCCGATCACTTGGTGCCAGAACTACCGGGGCGGCCGGTCCTGGTACACGGGTCTCGGCCATACCGAGGAGTCGTACGGCGACCCCGCCTTCACCACCATGCTGCTCGGCGGCATCCGGACCGCCGCCGGCGCGACCCCCGCCGACTGCCGCCCGGAGAACGGGTACACGCGGCTCTTCGACGGGACGCAGAGCAGCCTGGACCGGTGGCGCCAGGCAGGCCCCGGTGGATTCTCGCTCGCCGACGGCACCCTCACCTCCGTCGGCGGCATGGGGCTGCTCTGGTACCCCGTCACCCCGTTCAGCGACTACTCGGTCAAGGTCGACTGGATGATGCCGGGTGACGACAACGGCGGCGTGTTCATCGGCTTCCCCGACCCGCAGGGCGATCCGTGGCGGCCGGTCGACCTCGGCCACGAGATCCAGATCGACGCGACCGACGCGGACCCCTCCCGTACCACCGGCAGTGTCTACAGCCTCAAGGCCCCGGACACGGCGGCCCGCGCCGCCGCGCTCAACCCGCCCGGGACGTGGAACAGTTACGAGATCGCCGTGCACGACCGGCGGGTCGAGATCTACCTCAACGGCGTGAAGATCAACGACTACACCAGCACCCGGGACATCGCGACCGGGTACATCGGCGTGCAGAACGACGGCGCCGGGATGGACATCAACTACCGCGACATCAGGATCAGGCAGGACGGCGCCCAGAGCACCGACCTGGCGCGCGGCCGGCCGGTCACGGTCACCAGCGTCGAGCCGGGCAGCGCACATGTGGGGGCCAACGCCGTGGACGGCGACCCCGCCACCCGCTGGGGCAGCGCCTACACGGACCCGCAGTCGATCACGGTGGACCTCGGGTCCGTCCGTACCGTCGACCAGGTCCGGCTCACCTGGGAGACCGCCTACGCCAGGGCGTACACGGTCCAGATCTCGGCGGACAACACGACATGGCGCACCGTCTCCACCACCACGGCGGGCGACGGCGGGCTCGACACGATTCCTGTAGGCGCCACCGCCCGGTACGTACGGGTCCAGGGCACCGCCCGGGCGACCCAATGGGGCTACTCCCTCTGGGAGTTGGCCGTGCTCGGACGCTGA